The Paenibacillus hexagrammi genome has a window encoding:
- a CDS encoding group I intron-associated PD-(D/E)XK endonuclease, translating to MASETGHKGQVAELAVAFDLANRYGYSISWPVPNDPFDLIATRFTEIKRVQVKTVKHRIKDGKAWLVLDFTDGGGKRYEAGTVDLFAAYNPQDGRIFYLPFEDLNGARERWIDPKKIYQLGGSL from the coding sequence ATGGCGAGTGAAACGGGTCACAAAGGACAAGTTGCGGAACTCGCCGTCGCCTTCGACCTTGCGAATAGATACGGATATTCGATCTCATGGCCGGTGCCAAACGATCCATTCGATCTAATCGCTACTAGGTTTACGGAGATCAAACGGGTCCAAGTCAAAACCGTTAAGCATCGCATTAAAGACGGCAAGGCTTGGCTCGTTCTTGATTTCACGGATGGCGGCGGTAAGCGATATGAAGCCGGTACGGTCGATTTGTTCGCGGCCTATAATCCGCAGGACGGTCGGATTTTCTATTTACCATTCGAGGATTTGAACGGCGCCCGAGAGCGTTGGATTGATCCGAAGAAAATTTACCAACTAGGAGGCAGCCTATGA
- a CDS encoding toprim domain-containing protein, whose product MELNINITKYLESRLPGHFHEDGRGWLIGHCLWHNDGKRPNLGVFEETGHYRCLSCGARGDLIRLAQKVDGFATYEESEDWLNDTYGTGSDSREAIAFEFPIDEGPKESDWTPPTEDVFELYRFRHPYMQDQRGISEAIQAQFEVGYDPGSRSITFPWRDRIGKLITVKFRTVYDKKFWYAPRVPAGRKGTLMYGLHEVARTKSKTVWVPEAEIDALSLWQSGRPAAALGSSLMSSHQALELALSGVERVIPICDRDDAGRKANASIHKEMRKYGITVTDAIWPPDFDGKDVNELLLSGRIDELSTNELNSMFALRM is encoded by the coding sequence TTGGAACTGAACATAAATATCACTAAATACCTAGAGAGTAGATTGCCTGGACACTTTCATGAGGACGGTCGCGGTTGGTTAATCGGTCATTGCTTGTGGCATAACGACGGCAAGCGTCCGAACCTCGGCGTGTTCGAGGAAACGGGACACTATCGGTGCCTAAGCTGTGGTGCGCGTGGGGATCTGATCCGTCTAGCGCAGAAGGTTGATGGCTTTGCAACGTATGAGGAATCCGAGGATTGGTTGAACGATACCTACGGCACTGGATCGGATTCACGAGAGGCCATAGCATTCGAATTTCCGATCGATGAGGGTCCAAAAGAATCGGACTGGACGCCTCCAACCGAGGACGTATTCGAGCTGTATCGCTTTAGACATCCGTATATGCAGGACCAACGTGGTATATCCGAAGCAATCCAGGCTCAATTCGAAGTGGGCTATGACCCGGGATCTCGTTCAATTACGTTCCCATGGCGAGATCGGATCGGCAAGCTGATCACGGTAAAGTTCCGCACCGTCTACGATAAGAAGTTCTGGTATGCTCCGCGTGTTCCAGCTGGACGTAAAGGAACGCTGATGTACGGCTTGCACGAGGTAGCCCGAACTAAGTCCAAGACGGTGTGGGTGCCCGAGGCGGAAATCGATGCGCTGAGTTTGTGGCAAAGCGGCCGACCTGCCGCGGCTCTAGGATCATCGCTAATGTCATCGCATCAAGCGTTGGAGCTGGCACTCAGCGGCGTGGAGCGAGTCATACCTATTTGTGATCGAGACGATGCCGGCCGAAAGGCTAATGCTTCTATCCATAAGGAAATGCGTAAGTACGGGATCACCGTCACGGATGCGATCTGGCCGCCCGACTTTGACGGCAAAGACGTTAACGAGCTGCTATTGTCTGGACGCATTGATGAGCTGAGTACCAATGAACTGAATAGTATGTTTGCTTTAAGAATGTGA